The following are encoded together in the Sinorhizobium terangae genome:
- a CDS encoding trans-sulfuration enzyme family protein, giving the protein MKDHTTCVVTPKVKTDGFDPLGVAVHRGSTITFRSAEEYANRAARGMDGYSYGLYGTPTTRTLERKITQLEQGARTFLTPSGQASNAISMVAFVGAGDKVLIADNCYPPVRDFATNDLKRLGVTAGFYDPSSPRDLERRIDDRTRMVWCESPGSTTMEIQDLPAIVEIAHGAGALVGCDNTWATPLNYKPLCHGVDIVTEALTKYVSGHSDVLMGSITVSTEALAGSIRGVLGRYGIGVSPDDAALVLRGMETLPVRLAYAFESALELAAIFRDHPLVDRVLFPPMPGCPGHELWKRDFLGASGVFSVVFKPEVSAHVAATLDTLQVFAIGASWGGTRSLVAPMQVRANRSATEWTDDDLLLRVSAGLEAREDLRADIERMLAALEEKAAVRGAW; this is encoded by the coding sequence ATGAAGGATCACACGACGTGTGTGGTGACGCCGAAGGTAAAGACCGATGGCTTCGATCCGCTCGGGGTCGCAGTCCATCGCGGCTCGACGATCACGTTCAGGTCCGCCGAGGAATACGCCAACCGCGCTGCGCGCGGCATGGACGGTTATTCCTACGGCCTGTACGGAACACCAACGACACGCACGCTGGAGCGAAAGATTACTCAATTGGAGCAGGGCGCCAGGACGTTCCTGACACCCTCCGGACAAGCTTCAAATGCAATCTCGATGGTCGCGTTTGTTGGGGCAGGGGACAAGGTTCTCATTGCAGACAACTGCTACCCTCCAGTTCGCGATTTCGCGACCAATGACCTGAAACGTCTCGGGGTGACTGCAGGCTTCTATGATCCCTCCTCGCCGCGCGATCTTGAGCGTCGCATCGACGATCGGACACGAATGGTCTGGTGCGAGTCTCCCGGCTCGACCACAATGGAAATCCAGGACCTGCCAGCAATCGTCGAGATCGCCCATGGTGCAGGTGCGCTTGTCGGATGCGACAACACGTGGGCGACGCCGCTCAACTACAAGCCGCTGTGTCATGGCGTTGATATCGTCACGGAGGCTTTGACGAAATACGTGTCCGGCCACTCCGACGTCCTCATGGGATCGATCACAGTGTCCACAGAGGCCCTCGCCGGTTCGATACGCGGGGTGCTGGGACGATACGGGATCGGGGTGTCACCGGACGACGCGGCGTTGGTGCTGCGCGGCATGGAAACCCTCCCTGTCAGGCTTGCTTATGCATTCGAGTCTGCGTTGGAACTGGCAGCGATTTTCCGTGACCATCCGCTCGTCGATCGTGTCCTGTTCCCGCCGATGCCTGGCTGCCCGGGACATGAACTCTGGAAGCGTGACTTTCTTGGCGCAAGCGGCGTTTTCAGCGTGGTGTTCAAGCCTGAAGTATCCGCCCACGTCGCCGCAACGCTAGACACACTGCAGGTCTTCGCGATTGGGGCATCCTGGGGCGGCACGCGCAGTCTTGTTGCGCCGATGCAGGTGCGGGCAAATCGAAGCGCAACCGAATGGACGGATGACGACCTGCTTCTGCGCGTCAGTGCAGGCCTTGAGGCGCGCGAGGACTTGCGCGCTGACATCGAGCGGATGCTTGCCGCCTTGGAGGAGAAAGCCGCCGTGCGCGGCGCCTGGTAA
- a CDS encoding LysR substrate-binding domain-containing protein yields the protein MNLRQIEVFHAVMTNGTASRAAEVLRISQPAVSKAIQELERGTGLALFHRINGRLVPTSEAQLFFREVEQSFTGLIHLRSAAARIRDFGSGEIRLASLSALSTNVVPKALYAFQKRHPEVAITFQARMSSMVKDLVSSGQFDIGLAADEIDLAGVDAQPFANYRTAIALPANHHLTERTVICPQDLHGEAFIALAPEDTTRRQIDAIFEAEAVKPKIVLETPYSTTICAMVNAGLGCGVVNPITAEPFLGKNIVIRPFERAVYFRTLLLLPPNGRPSKIVRDLMSELKKHASADDGTAAPTARSSGAAAIEFR from the coding sequence ATGAATCTGCGTCAGATCGAAGTTTTCCATGCAGTGATGACCAATGGCACAGCCTCACGCGCCGCCGAAGTCCTGAGGATTTCGCAGCCGGCTGTCAGCAAAGCCATCCAGGAACTCGAGCGCGGCACCGGGCTTGCACTCTTCCATCGGATCAATGGACGGCTGGTGCCGACTTCGGAGGCGCAGCTTTTCTTTCGCGAGGTCGAGCAGTCCTTCACGGGACTTATTCATCTGCGCAGCGCAGCGGCACGCATTCGCGATTTCGGCTCCGGGGAAATTCGACTGGCCAGTCTTTCGGCACTCAGCACCAATGTTGTTCCAAAGGCGCTCTACGCGTTTCAAAAACGGCACCCCGAAGTGGCGATTACATTCCAGGCCCGAATGTCCTCGATGGTGAAGGATCTCGTTAGCTCCGGGCAATTCGATATCGGCCTGGCGGCCGATGAGATCGATTTGGCCGGTGTCGACGCTCAGCCTTTCGCGAACTATCGCACGGCCATTGCATTGCCAGCCAATCACCACCTGACGGAGCGGACGGTCATATGTCCCCAGGACCTGCATGGCGAAGCCTTCATCGCACTCGCCCCGGAGGACACCACCCGGAGGCAGATTGACGCGATCTTCGAGGCTGAGGCGGTGAAGCCGAAGATCGTGCTTGAGACGCCCTACTCGACGACGATATGCGCGATGGTGAATGCGGGGCTGGGTTGCGGCGTAGTGAACCCGATCACGGCCGAACCATTTCTCGGCAAAAATATCGTCATTCGCCCGTTTGAACGGGCCGTCTATTTTCGTACACTCCTGCTGTTGCCGCCAAACGGGCGGCCTTCGAAGATTGTGCGGGATCTCATGAGCGAACTGAAAAAGCACGCGAGCGCTGACGACGGGACCGCTGCCCCCACCGCCCGTTCCAGCGGGGCGGCCGCGATCGAATTCAGGTAG
- the glgB gene encoding 1,4-alpha-glucan branching protein GlgB has product MRYERADLMIGTVAEGLQALVEGRHGDPFSILGRHRYDDLNVVRALLPGAVSVDVVESDTNRALTRLELIHEGGLFAGAIGSVASYRLRIHWPDAVQETEDPYSFGLLLGDLDLHLISQGTHYDLGRTLGAIPMDVDGVQGVRFSVWAPNARRVSVVGDFNSWDGRRHPMRLRPSAGIWEIFIPRLTHGERYKYELLDAHGNLLPQKADPVARASEAAPSTASIVASSKPFRWSDEDWMRARRAERSINGAISVYEVHPGSWLRITEEGNRPLDWVELSQRLIPYARDLGFTHIEFLPIMEHPFGGSWGYQPLGLFAPTGRYGTPEDFAYFVDRCHAADIGVILDWVPAHFPTDVWGLARFDGTALYEHEDPREGFHRDWNTLIYNLGRNEVKGFLIASALEWLEHYHVDALRVDAVASMLYRDYSREEGQWIPNQYGGRENLEAVEFLKHLNSIIHQRFPHAFTAAEESTAWPDVTKAPEEGGLGFDFKWNMGWMHDTLHYMQEDPVYRKYHHGAMTFGMIYAYSERFMLPLSHDEVVHGKGSLLGKMPGDQWQRLANLRAYYAFMWGHPGKKLLFMGGELAQEAEWSHDGSVHWDLLDRPDHAGIQQLIRDLNGLYVREPALQFGDLDPAGFEWAVADDAENSIYGMLRSSQDRSSHILIMSNFTPVPRHDYRVGVPIEGRFEVVLNTDAAIYGGSNLGQAEAWAERHPAHGRDFSILLTLPPLATIFLRWKR; this is encoded by the coding sequence ATGAGATATGAGCGCGCAGACCTGATGATCGGCACCGTCGCTGAAGGCCTCCAGGCTCTCGTCGAAGGCCGGCATGGCGATCCTTTCTCCATCCTCGGTCGTCATCGATATGACGATCTCAACGTCGTAAGGGCCTTGCTGCCCGGCGCCGTCTCCGTGGACGTGGTCGAGTCCGATACCAACCGCGCGCTGACGCGGCTGGAGCTGATTCATGAGGGCGGCCTTTTCGCCGGTGCTATCGGCAGCGTGGCCAGTTACCGCCTTCGCATCCACTGGCCTGATGCCGTGCAGGAGACGGAGGATCCTTATTCATTCGGCCTTTTGCTCGGCGACCTCGATCTGCACCTGATCTCTCAGGGCACCCACTACGATCTTGGCCGCACACTTGGCGCCATTCCGATGGACGTCGATGGTGTGCAGGGCGTGCGCTTTTCCGTATGGGCACCGAATGCGCGGCGGGTTTCCGTCGTCGGCGATTTCAACAGTTGGGATGGCCGCCGACATCCGATGCGACTGCGGCCGTCAGCGGGCATATGGGAAATCTTCATTCCGCGCCTCACGCATGGAGAGCGCTATAAATACGAGCTGCTCGACGCTCACGGCAATCTCCTGCCTCAGAAAGCAGACCCGGTTGCCCGCGCCAGCGAAGCCGCACCCTCGACGGCTTCGATCGTCGCGTCGTCCAAACCTTTCCGCTGGAGCGACGAGGACTGGATGCGCGCCCGCCGCGCCGAGCGATCGATCAACGGAGCAATCTCGGTCTATGAGGTGCATCCCGGGTCCTGGCTGAGGATCACCGAGGAGGGAAACCGGCCGCTCGACTGGGTCGAGCTCAGCCAGCGGCTGATTCCCTATGCGCGGGATCTCGGCTTCACCCACATCGAATTCCTGCCGATCATGGAACATCCCTTCGGCGGCTCCTGGGGCTACCAGCCGCTCGGCCTCTTCGCTCCCACCGGTCGTTACGGCACGCCGGAGGATTTTGCCTACTTCGTCGACCGCTGCCATGCCGCGGACATCGGCGTCATCCTCGACTGGGTGCCGGCCCATTTTCCCACCGATGTCTGGGGGCTCGCCCGTTTCGACGGCACCGCGCTCTACGAGCATGAGGATCCGCGTGAGGGCTTCCACCGCGACTGGAACACGCTGATTTACAATCTTGGCCGCAACGAGGTGAAAGGATTCCTGATTGCCAGCGCGCTGGAATGGCTGGAGCATTATCACGTGGATGCGTTGCGCGTGGACGCAGTCGCCTCGATGCTCTACCGGGACTACAGCCGTGAGGAGGGTCAATGGATACCAAATCAATACGGCGGTCGCGAGAACCTCGAAGCAGTGGAGTTCTTGAAGCACCTGAACAGCATCATCCATCAGCGCTTCCCCCATGCCTTCACCGCCGCGGAAGAGTCGACCGCCTGGCCGGATGTGACCAAGGCGCCCGAGGAGGGCGGCCTCGGCTTTGATTTCAAGTGGAACATGGGTTGGATGCACGACACGCTGCACTACATGCAGGAGGATCCAGTCTACCGCAAATACCACCACGGCGCGATGACCTTCGGCATGATCTACGCCTATTCCGAACGGTTCATGCTGCCGCTCTCCCATGACGAGGTCGTGCACGGCAAAGGTTCCTTGCTCGGGAAGATGCCCGGCGACCAGTGGCAGAGGCTGGCGAACCTGCGCGCCTATTACGCCTTCATGTGGGGTCATCCAGGCAAGAAACTGCTCTTCATGGGCGGCGAGCTTGCCCAGGAAGCCGAATGGAGCCATGACGGCTCCGTTCATTGGGACCTGCTCGACCGGCCCGATCATGCGGGCATTCAGCAACTGATCCGCGATCTTAATGGGCTTTATGTGCGAGAACCTGCGCTTCAGTTCGGCGACCTTGACCCGGCTGGCTTCGAATGGGCGGTTGCCGACGACGCGGAAAACTCCATCTACGGCATGCTCCGCAGCTCACAGGACCGCTCCTCGCATATCCTCATCATGTCCAACTTCACGCCGGTGCCGCGGCATGATTATCGCGTTGGCGTGCCGATAGAAGGACGCTTTGAGGTGGTGCTCAACACCGATGCCGCGATCTATGGAGGATCCAATCTCGGCCAGGCTGAAGCCTGGGCTGAACGCCATCCGGCGCATGGCAGGGACTTCTCCATCCTTCTTACACTGCCGCCGCTCGCGACGATCTTCCTGCGGTGGAAGCGGTAG
- the treS gene encoding maltose alpha-D-glucosyltransferase, producing the protein MAITSRDQGQDQTSPQEPDSLWYKDALIYQLHIKSFFDANNDGIGDFKGLHEKLDHIASLGANTIWLLPFFPSPRRDDGYDIADYTNVSTDYGTVEEFTAFVEAAHRRGLRVIIELVINHTSDQHPWFQRARRAPPGSPERDFYVWSDTDQKFPETRIIFLDTEKSNWTWDPVAGAYYWHRFYSHQPDLNFDNPLVLEELLGVMRFWLETGIDGFRLDAIPYLVEREGTINENLPETHAILKKIRAALDSTHPGKMLLAEANQWPEDTRDYFGDGDECHMAFHFPLMPRMYMAIAKEDRFPITDIMRQTPEIPETCQWAIFLRNHDELTLEMVTDEERDYLWNIYATDRRARINLGIRRRLSPLMERDRRRVELMNALLFSMPGTPVIYYGDEIGMGDNIYLGDRDGVRTPMQWSPDRNGGFSKTDPARLVLPPIMDPLYGFEAVNVEAQGADAHSLLNWTRRMLALRSKHSAFGRGSLRFLSPGNRKILAYLREYREDTILCVANLSRLPQAVELDLANFAGRTPIELTGMSPFPPIGQLTYMLTLPPYGFFWFLLAKEADGPAWRAEPPEQMQDMVTMVVRRNLQELVDEPRLSGTLSNEILPAYLGRRRWFGAKGEKLRHASLVVATPIPFARDLSLGEVEAELDGRKDTYLLPLAVSWDDGQPTALAQQLALARLRQGRRVGFLTDGFAIEALARSVIRGLRERAVISDRAGTLEFLGTDLLDRMSMNDDLPVRWLSAEQSNSSLIIGEIAMVKLIRHVLPGVHPEVEMTRHLTEIGYGNTAQLLGEVGHTTPDGCRCTLIIVQGAIRNQGDAWNWMLSNLRRAIDEVMVTGVEADMADEYFRPLVDFAATIGKRLGELHVALAQPTENEDFKPVRMSKEDAGRWGDAVKKQIQESLALLEEIQESLAPEVAQQIGPLVARREELLKLAGHLSKAAAGTLMTRNHGDFHLGQVLVAEGDAYIIDFEGEPARDLAERRAKTNPLRDVAGLLRSLSYLAAAANLERELVSEVDDRRHAALVARFVEMAEPAFLEGYLDAIGKTRELSLRPVSRGRILDLFLLEKAAYEIAYEARNRPTWLPLPLAGFSAIASRLLETSHEI; encoded by the coding sequence ATGGCGATCACAAGCCGCGACCAGGGGCAGGATCAGACCAGCCCGCAAGAACCCGATTCCCTGTGGTATAAGGACGCGCTCATCTACCAACTTCATATCAAGTCGTTCTTCGATGCCAATAACGACGGTATCGGGGACTTCAAGGGCCTTCACGAGAAGCTCGATCATATCGCTTCGCTTGGCGCCAATACCATCTGGCTCTTGCCCTTCTTTCCGTCCCCGCGTCGCGACGACGGATACGATATCGCCGACTACACCAATGTCAGCACGGACTACGGCACGGTGGAGGAGTTCACGGCTTTCGTGGAAGCCGCGCATCGACGCGGGCTCCGGGTGATCATTGAGCTCGTCATCAACCATACGTCCGACCAGCATCCATGGTTCCAGCGGGCGCGGCGCGCGCCCCCCGGCTCGCCGGAGCGGGACTTCTATGTCTGGTCGGATACCGATCAGAAGTTCCCCGAGACCCGGATCATCTTCCTCGACACCGAAAAGTCCAACTGGACATGGGATCCAGTCGCCGGCGCCTATTATTGGCACCGGTTCTATTCCCACCAGCCCGACCTCAATTTCGACAATCCGTTGGTGCTGGAGGAGCTTTTGGGTGTGATGCGCTTCTGGCTGGAGACCGGCATCGACGGCTTCCGGCTCGACGCGATCCCTTACCTGGTGGAACGAGAGGGCACGATCAACGAGAATCTGCCGGAGACGCATGCGATCCTGAAGAAGATCCGTGCGGCCCTTGATTCCACCCATCCCGGCAAGATGCTGCTTGCCGAGGCCAATCAATGGCCGGAGGACACGCGTGACTATTTCGGCGACGGCGATGAATGCCACATGGCCTTCCATTTCCCGCTCATGCCGCGCATGTACATGGCGATCGCCAAGGAAGACCGCTTCCCGATCACCGATATCATGCGGCAGACGCCGGAAATCCCTGAGACGTGCCAATGGGCGATCTTCTTGCGGAACCATGACGAGCTGACGCTGGAGATGGTGACCGATGAAGAGCGCGATTATCTCTGGAACATCTATGCCACCGACCGTCGCGCCCGCATCAACCTCGGAATTCGGCGCCGTCTTTCGCCGCTCATGGAGCGCGATCGCCGTCGCGTCGAGTTGATGAACGCACTCTTATTTTCCATGCCCGGCACGCCTGTGATCTATTACGGCGACGAGATCGGCATGGGTGACAATATCTATCTCGGCGACCGCGACGGTGTGCGCACGCCCATGCAATGGTCGCCGGACCGCAACGGCGGTTTTTCCAAGACGGATCCGGCACGGCTTGTGCTTCCGCCCATCATGGACCCGCTTTACGGCTTTGAGGCAGTCAATGTCGAGGCACAGGGCGCCGATGCTCATTCGCTGCTCAACTGGACACGGCGCATGCTGGCGCTGCGCAGCAAGCATTCGGCATTCGGGCGCGGTTCCCTAAGGTTCCTCTCGCCCGGCAACAGGAAGATTCTTGCCTATCTCCGCGAATATCGCGAGGACACGATCCTCTGCGTCGCCAACTTGTCGCGCCTGCCCCAGGCCGTCGAACTCGACCTTGCGAACTTTGCCGGCCGCACCCCCATCGAGTTGACCGGCATGTCGCCGTTCCCGCCGATCGGGCAGCTCACCTACATGCTCACTCTGCCCCCCTATGGCTTCTTCTGGTTCCTGCTCGCGAAGGAGGCGGACGGCCCCGCCTGGCGCGCCGAACCACCGGAACAGATGCAGGACATGGTGACTATGGTGGTACGCCGCAACCTGCAGGAACTGGTCGATGAGCCGCGGCTATCAGGCACGCTCTCGAACGAGATACTGCCAGCCTATCTTGGCAGGCGGCGTTGGTTCGGCGCCAAGGGCGAGAAGCTGAGGCATGCCTCGCTCGTCGTCGCCACGCCAATTCCCTTCGCCCGTGACCTCTCGCTTGGAGAGGTGGAAGCCGAACTCGACGGCCGCAAGGACACCTATTTGCTGCCACTTGCGGTGTCGTGGGATGACGGGCAGCCAACGGCGCTTGCGCAACAACTCGCGCTTGCCCGCCTCCGCCAGGGCCGCCGCGTCGGATTTTTGACCGACGGCTTTGCGATAGAGGCGTTGGCACGCAGCGTCATCCGCGGACTGCGCGAACGAGCGGTGATCTCCGACCGGGCGGGCACGCTCGAATTCCTCGGCACGGATCTGCTCGACCGCATGAGCATGAACGACGACCTGCCGGTGCGTTGGCTCTCAGCCGAGCAATCCAACAGTTCGCTCATCATCGGCGAGATCGCGATGGTGAAGCTCATCCGCCACGTCCTGCCGGGTGTCCATCCGGAGGTGGAGATGACGCGCCATCTGACGGAAATCGGATATGGGAACACCGCACAGTTGCTCGGCGAAGTGGGGCACACGACGCCGGACGGCTGCCGTTGCACATTGATCATCGTACAAGGAGCGATCCGCAATCAAGGCGATGCCTGGAACTGGATGCTCAGCAACCTGCGCCGCGCGATCGACGAGGTGATGGTGACCGGTGTCGAGGCAGACATGGCAGATGAGTACTTCAGGCCGCTCGTGGATTTCGCCGCGACGATTGGCAAGCGGCTCGGCGAATTGCATGTGGCGCTGGCACAACCGACCGAAAACGAGGATTTCAAACCGGTCCGCATGTCCAAGGAGGATGCCGGACGGTGGGGCGATGCCGTGAAGAAGCAAATTCAGGAAAGCCTCGCCCTCCTCGAGGAGATCCAGGAAAGCCTCGCTCCAGAAGTTGCCCAGCAGATCGGACCGCTCGTCGCACGACGCGAGGAGCTTTTGAAGTTGGCCGGGCACCTGTCAAAGGCCGCGGCAGGCACGCTGATGACCCGCAATCACGGCGACTTCCATCTGGGCCAGGTTCTGGTTGCGGAAGGTGACGCCTATATCATCGATTTCGAGGGCGAACCCGCCCGCGATCTCGCTGAGCGCCGCGCCAAGACCAATCCGCTGCGGGATGTTGCGGGGCTACTGAGATCGCTGAGCTATCTTGCAGCGGCCGCCAATCTCGAGCGGGAGCTGGTGAGCGAGGTGGACGATCGAAGACATGCCGCGCTCGTGGCGCGCTTCGTCGAAATGGCGGAACCTGCCTTCCTCGAAGGTTATCTCGACGCCATCGGCAAGACGCGAGAACTCAGCTTACGTCCGGTTTCGCGCGGTCGCATCCTCGACCTCTTCCTGCTGGAGAAGGCGGCCTACGAGATCGCCTATGAAGCGCGCAATCGCCCCACCTGGCTGCCGCTGCCGCTTGCCGGCTTCTCGGCTATCGCATCGAGACTCTTGGAGACGTCGCATGAGATATGA
- a CDS encoding alpha-1,4-glucan--maltose-1-phosphate maltosyltransferase yields MNIRSQVVSRISLSQLPPQIYYVHPLVLKGLDAWREVFTHAKGLGFDTVLTAPLFERGQYASVFVTRHFDRLDPELELGQSVEDGVRALVEAARENDLRLMLDLVVDRVAADDKPAGAIIADPRVAPQESRSRRVEFMGEARYIEDWRRRMTWLTGLGIAGYRCLGIGRLAPEAWYDLIASVRNLAPETIFLAWTPGTAFEDRKALDGAGFDGSFSSLAWWNLEERWITDEYQIQRQIGYQVTFPEAPFGRRIAHGSDGCEVLQRKAVRALKLASTFASGLMIPMGFEYGAVTPLDPMHGDGTGLLGLRKQGSFDLSDDIRTVNGWPNKTAAGFARQPLKLISASQTPAIALMQTDEADIRSSQKVRVVVLNRDLRRVVNAPFNVLREAASLFLPLSDPQAKDEVLDANLKLKPGELRIFEGQSSVPIIDAVQVTSADEAAASSRLAIEKITPAVDDGRFVVKRVVGETVKVEADIFGDGHDPLSAALLWRAVDESGWNEVHMELIENDRWHAEFTPRRLGRHEFVIEAWRSQFQIFRYEFTKKHEARLDLRLEIQEGINLVVDALDYAQGQLKRQLKTLFDRLTAAQDVQRTEILLAAETAELMAAADRRPHRLRSQTIPLDAERPAAAFASWYQVFPRSQSGDPTRHGTFDDVIKRLPAIRAMGFDVLYFPPIHPIGKTNRKGRNNSLRAAPEDPGSPYAIGSPDGGHDAIHPELGTFEDFRRLVDAGKHEGLEIALDLAIQCSPDHPWLTQHPGWFDWRPDGSIRYAENPPKKYEDIVNVDFYSWDAIPSLWIELRDIVQKWIDTGVKLFRVDNPHTKPFPFWEWLIADIRSRHPDVVFLSEAFTKPKVMYRLAKIGFSQSYTYFTWRNTKWELEQYMREITTQEPKEFFRPHFFVNTHDINPDFLQNAPRPAYLVRAALAATLSGLWGVYNGFELCEGRPDAKRKEYADSEKYEIRAWDYDRPGNIKSEITMLNRIRKENPALHSHLGLELLTAWNDNIMFYERISSGRENALLIAVNLDPYNAQEADVEIPLRSWNLPDHGTLDLEDLITGRTFSWTGGVQHLRLDPHAGLPFAIWRVR; encoded by the coding sequence ATGAACATACGCTCCCAAGTCGTTTCGCGAATCTCGCTCTCCCAACTGCCACCGCAGATCTACTACGTGCATCCTTTGGTGTTGAAGGGGCTCGACGCGTGGAGAGAGGTTTTCACGCATGCCAAGGGCCTCGGTTTTGATACAGTGCTGACGGCACCCCTTTTTGAACGCGGCCAATATGCCAGTGTCTTCGTCACCCGGCATTTCGATCGGCTCGATCCTGAGCTGGAACTGGGTCAGTCTGTCGAGGATGGCGTCAGGGCGTTGGTTGAGGCAGCTCGGGAGAACGATCTCAGACTCATGCTCGACCTCGTCGTGGATCGGGTGGCCGCCGACGACAAGCCCGCGGGCGCCATCATCGCCGATCCGCGCGTGGCACCGCAGGAAAGCCGCAGCCGGCGCGTCGAATTCATGGGTGAAGCCAGGTACATCGAGGACTGGCGCCGCCGTATGACCTGGCTCACGGGCCTCGGCATTGCGGGCTATCGCTGCCTGGGGATCGGTCGCCTGGCGCCGGAGGCCTGGTACGATCTTATCGCCTCAGTCCGCAACCTGGCGCCAGAAACAATCTTTCTTGCCTGGACGCCCGGCACCGCGTTCGAAGACCGCAAGGCTCTTGACGGGGCGGGCTTTGACGGCAGCTTCTCATCGCTTGCCTGGTGGAACCTGGAGGAACGCTGGATTACAGACGAATATCAGATCCAGAGGCAGATCGGGTATCAGGTCACCTTCCCGGAGGCGCCGTTCGGCAGGCGAATCGCCCACGGCAGCGACGGATGTGAAGTGCTGCAGCGCAAGGCCGTCCGCGCGCTGAAGCTGGCTTCCACATTTGCCAGCGGCCTGATGATTCCGATGGGGTTCGAATATGGCGCTGTCACGCCGCTCGATCCGATGCATGGCGATGGAACCGGCCTGCTTGGCCTTCGCAAGCAGGGCTCGTTCGATCTTTCCGACGATATCCGCACCGTAAACGGCTGGCCCAACAAGACGGCCGCCGGCTTCGCGCGGCAGCCACTCAAGCTGATCTCCGCCAGCCAAACGCCGGCCATCGCTCTGATGCAGACGGACGAGGCCGACATTCGCTCCTCGCAGAAAGTCCGCGTCGTTGTGCTCAACCGCGACCTCAGGCGCGTCGTCAATGCACCGTTCAACGTGTTGCGGGAGGCAGCGTCCCTGTTCCTCCCGCTCTCCGACCCGCAGGCCAAAGACGAGGTTCTTGATGCCAATCTCAAGCTGAAGCCGGGTGAACTGCGCATTTTCGAAGGACAGTCATCCGTTCCGATCATCGACGCGGTTCAAGTAACCAGTGCCGACGAGGCCGCCGCGTCTTCGAGATTGGCAATCGAAAAGATCACGCCAGCGGTCGATGACGGCCGTTTCGTCGTCAAGCGCGTTGTCGGCGAGACGGTGAAGGTCGAGGCAGATATTTTCGGCGATGGCCACGACCCGCTTTCGGCCGCCCTGCTCTGGCGAGCCGTCGACGAAAGCGGCTGGAACGAAGTTCACATGGAGCTGATCGAAAATGATCGCTGGCATGCGGAGTTCACGCCCAGGCGCCTGGGAAGGCACGAATTCGTGATTGAAGCCTGGCGCAGTCAGTTTCAGATCTTCCGCTACGAGTTCACCAAGAAGCACGAGGCGCGGCTCGACCTCCGGCTCGAAATCCAGGAGGGCATCAACCTCGTGGTAGACGCGCTCGACTACGCGCAAGGCCAGCTCAAGAGGCAGCTCAAAACCCTGTTTGACAGGCTGACTGCGGCGCAGGATGTCCAGCGCACCGAAATCCTGCTGGCGGCAGAAACCGCCGAGCTGATGGCGGCGGCGGATCGACGACCCCATCGTCTCAGGTCGCAGACCATCCCTCTCGATGCAGAGCGTCCGGCCGCCGCCTTCGCAAGCTGGTACCAGGTATTTCCACGCTCACAGAGCGGCGATCCGACCCGCCACGGCACATTCGACGACGTCATCAAGCGGTTGCCGGCCATCCGCGCCATGGGTTTCGACGTGCTCTATTTCCCGCCGATTCATCCTATCGGCAAGACCAATCGCAAGGGCAGGAACAACAGCCTGCGCGCGGCGCCGGAGGATCCGGGCAGCCCCTATGCCATCGGCTCGCCGGACGGCGGTCACGACGCGATCCATCCTGAGCTCGGCACGTTCGAGGACTTCCGTCGTCTGGTGGACGCCGGCAAGCACGAGGGCCTGGAGATTGCGCTCGATCTCGCCATCCAGTGCTCGCCCGACCACCCGTGGCTGACACAGCATCCGGGCTGGTTCGACTGGCGACCGGACGGAAGCATTCGTTACGCGGAAAATCCACCCAAGAAGTACGAAGACATCGTCAATGTGGATTTCTATAGCTGGGACGCGATCCCGTCGCTCTGGATCGAGCTGCGCGATATCGTGCAGAAGTGGATCGACACCGGCGTCAAGCTCTTTCGCGTCGATAATCCGCACACCAAGCCCTTCCCGTTCTGGGAGTGGCTGATCGCCGATATCAGGTCGCGGCATCCGGATGTCGTCTTCCTGTCGGAAGCTTTCACCAAGCCGAAGGTGATGTATCGACTCGCCAAGATCGGCTTTTCTCAGTCGTACACCTATTTCACCTGGCGCAACACGAAGTGGGAGCTCGAGCAATACATGCGCGAGATCACCACGCAGGAACCGAAGGAGTTCTTCCGCCCCCACTTCTTCGTCAACACGCACGACATCAATCCCGACTTCCTGCAAAACGCGCCGCGTCCGGCCTATCTGGTCCGGGCGGCACTTGCCGCGACACTCTCAGGACTTTGGGGTGTCTACAATGGCTTCGAGCTCTGCGAGGGTCGGCCGGACGCCAAGCGCAAGGAATATGCCGACTCCGAAAAGTATGAGATCCGCGCCTGGGACTACGATCGGCCGGGCAACATCAAATCCGAGATCACAATGCTCAACCGGATCCGAAAGGAAAACCCGGCCCTGCATTCACATCTCGGCCTTGAGCTTCTCACCGCCTGGAACGACAACATCATGTTCTATGAGAGGATCAGTTCCGGACGTGAGAACGCTTTGCTCATCGCCGTCAACCTCGATCCCTACAATGCGCAGGAAGCGGATGTGGAAATCCCGCTCCGGTCGTGGAACCTCCCGGACCATGGCACGCTCGACCTCGAAGACCTGATCACAGGTCGCACGTTCAGCTGGACCGGCGGGGTCCAGCACCTTCGGCTCGATCCGCATGCCGGTCTGCCGTTTGCGATCTGGCGCGTGAGATAA